The following proteins are co-located in the Silene latifolia isolate original U9 population chromosome 1, ASM4854445v1, whole genome shotgun sequence genome:
- the LOC141657619 gene encoding uncharacterized protein LOC141657619 — protein MDGIQVQNLPTNNSSPALNQSHQNTNATNSNIRVPVDISSLPDDPAERIPILKYHVDDMASVRRAYLQNKTIQPREHSFPYTNFSGINRCFKAKWFDQYRNWLEYNIKQDAAFCLCCYLLKTETIGHGGGDTFNTKGFKAWNKTDRFRVHVGGPNSAHNKAVKMCEDLMNEKQLLLSQRLAFRGHNEHESSRNRGNFLEVLEWYSARVDKATQVALRNAPKNLKMTCPQIQKQIVNSCAMETIKAITEDLNGDYFSILVDESKGKSHKEQMAIVLRYVDKRGMIMEHLLVLFVYAILMLCHLKKQ, from the exons ATGGATGGAATTCAAGTGCAAAATCTTCCAACTAATAACAGTAGCCCTGCGCTAAATCAATCTCATCAGAACACAAATGCAACAAATTCAAACATAAGAGTTCCGGTTGATATCAGCTCTCTTCCTGATGATCCTGCCGAGAGGATACCAATTTTAAAGTATCATGTTGACGACATGGCTTCAGTTCGGAGAGCATATCTACAAAATAAAACGATTCAACCTCGTGAGCATTCTTTTCCCTATACCAATTTTTCTGGGATTAATCGTTGTTTCAAGGCGAAGTGGTTTGATCAATATAGGAATTGGTTAGAGTACAATATAAAACAAGATGCGGCATTTTGTTTGTGTTGTTACTTACTTAAGACTGAAACCATTGGTCATGGCGGGGGAGACACCTTCAACACCAAAGGTTTTAAGGCTTGGAATAAAACGGATCGATTTAGGGTACATGTTGGGGGACCAAATAGTGCACATAACAAGGCTGTGAAAATGTGTGAGGATTTGATGAATGAGAAACA GTTGCTTTTATCCCAGAGGCTGGCATTTAGGGGTCATAATGAACATGAAAGTTCAAGAAATAGGGGAAATTTTTTAGAGGTACTAGAATGGTACTCGGCTCGAGTTGATAAAGCTACCCAGGTTGCCTTGAGAAATGCCCCGAAGAATTTAAAAATGACTTGCCCACAAATTCAAAAACAAATTGTTAACTCATGTGCTATGGAGACGATTAAAGCTATAACAGAAGATCTTAATGGTGATTATTTTAGCATTCTAGTTGATGAGAGCAAAGGCAAATCACATAAGGAGCAAATGGCTATTGTTTTGCGTTATGTTGATAAAAGAGGGATGATAATGGAGCATTTATTAGTGTTGTTCGTCTACGCGATACTTATGCTTTGTCACTTAAAAAAGCAATAG
- the LOC141610417 gene encoding uncharacterized protein LOC141610417, which translates to MAGMKLPPAEDTVELPQQPRTPVTGDLVSDDDRSIAADSWSIKSEYGSTLDDEQRHADATEDLVVANFRPSSDYSSDKDSYKEEDEDGDAVASMLGLQSYWDSAYSEELENFRQHGHAGEIWFGPEVMDTVVSWTKSLCIDVSRRCMINHASDDKTEQIEHEVHDLSGWSVLDLGTGNGLLLQEIAKHGFSDLTGVDYSEGAVDLARGLAERDGLTNLTFLVDDVLDTKLERQFQLVMDKGTLDAIGLHPDGPIKRLMYWDSVAKLVAPGGLLVITSCNSTKDEIVREVERFNQRYAGDSNEQDALTIPPCFQYVDHVRSYPTFMFGGVVGSRVATVAFLRN; encoded by the exons ATGGCGGGAATGAAGCTTCCACCGGCGGAAGACACGGTGGAGCTGCCGCAACAGCCTCGAACTCCGGTCACCGGAGATCTTGTTTCCGACGACGACCGCTCAATCGCCGCTGATTCTTGGTCAATCAAGAGCGAATACGGTAGCACGCTTGACGATGAACAGCGACACGCTGACGCTACTGAAGATCTCGTTGTTGCCAATTTTCGCCCTTCTTCCGATTATAG TTCCGACAAAGATTCCTACAAAGAAGAGGATGAAGACGGAGATGCGGTAGCCTCTATGCTCGGCCTTCAGAGCTATTGGGATTCTGCTTATTCAGAAGAGCTGGAGAACTTCCGTCAACATGGCCATGCTGGTGAAATTTG GTTTGGACCTGAAGTTATGGATACTGTTGTTTCTTGGACAAAGAGCTTGTGCATTGATGTGTCAAGGCGTTGTATGATAAATCATGCCAGTGATGACAAAACTGAACAAATTGAGCATGAAGTTCATGACTTGTCAGGTTGGAGTGTACTTGACCTGGGAACTGGTAATGGTCTGCTTCTTCAAGAGATTGCTAAGCATGG GTTTTCAGATTTAACTGGCGTTGACTACAGTGAAGGTGCTGTTGATCTCGCTCGTGGACTTGCTGAGAGGGATGGGCTCACTAATCTTACCTTCTTG GTTGATGATGTTCTTGACACAAAGTTGGAAAGACAGTTTCAGCTTGTAATGGATAAGGGGACATTGGACGCAATTGGTTTGCATCCTGATGGTCCCATTAAAAG GCTTATGTACTGGGATTCTGTCGCAAAATTAGTGGCACCTGGTGGACTACTA GTTATAACTTCTTGCAACAGTACCAAAGATGAGATAGTGCGAGAGGTGGAGAGGTTCAACCAGAGATATGCTGGAGACTCAAATGAGCAGGACGCTTTAACAATTCCTCCTTGTTTCCAGTATGTTGATCATGTTCGTTCTTACCCAACATTTATGTTTGGGGGTGTTGTGGGATCCCGTGTTGCAACTGTAGCATTTCTTCGCAACTGA
- the LOC141610434 gene encoding pentatricopeptide repeat-containing protein At4g02820, mitochondrial: MQRRRAIATALTAVRNYRATAAVPNSSKITPPPPPSSSSSSSRKETLGKKLLSLVQPKRSAVETICEWKDQGHSVRKYELNRIVRELRRLKRFKHALEICEWMRKQQDIKLLSGDYALHLDLIAKLRGLNSAEQFFLDMPEQMRSEPTLSSLLHTFVQHRAYEKAEALMEKMSECDYLNSPLPYNHMMTMYLENGKVQKIPNLIQELKRSTTPDIVSYNLWLTACQSQNDVKTAEKVFLEMKSAKIEPDWITYSILTSLYVKKELTDRAKSTLKEMEKRVSKKHRASYASLISLHTNLGDKKGVDRIWKNMKSLYHKLNDAEYTCMIASLIKLGEIESAEKFYNEWESISPTGDPRVSNLLIGDYIKKNQIEKAKTFFHRAVKKGMKPSYTTWELLTRGYLKSKEADLVLYYFEKAICSVKKWEPNIAFVREIYQLLEEQQDIKGAEKLLSVLRNAGYVTTEIYNFHLRTYAKAEKMPTVIEERMEKDSVLPDSETKELVKLTSKMCVSDVSSCL; encoded by the exons ATGCAACGGCGACGTGCGATAGCCACCGCGCTAACCGCTGTGCGCAACTACCGGGCGACGGCGGCAGTACCAAACTCCAGCAAAATTACCCCACCGCCAcccccatcatcatcatcatcatcatcgagaAAAGAAACATTGGGCAAAAAGCTATTGAGTTTAGTACAGCCTAAACGCAGCGCAGTGGAGACAATTTGTGAATGGAAAGACCAAGGTCACTCGGTTCGCAAGTACGAGCTTAATCGCATTGTTCGTGAGCTTCGTCGTCTCAAGCGCTTCAAACACGCCCTTGAG ATTTGTGAATGGATGAGAAAACAACAAGATATTAAGCTGTTATCTGGAGATTACGCTCTTCACTTGGACTTGATTGCTAAACTTCGCGGCCTGAATAGTGCTGAGCAGTTCTTTTTGGATATGCCTGAGCAAATGAGATCGGAACCGACACTTTCATCGCTGTTGCACACATTTGTGCAGCATCGTGCCTATGAAAAAGCTGAGGCTTTGATGGAGAAAATGTCGGAATGTGATTATTTGAATTCCCCTCTTCCATATAATCACATGATGACCATGTACTTAGAAAATGGGAAGGTCCAGAAGATTCCCAACCTTATCCAGGAGTTGAAAAGGAGTACAACTCCGGATATTGTTTCTTACAACCTGTGGTTAACCGCGTGTCAGTCTCAAAATGATGTCAAAACTGCTGAAAAAGTTTTCCTCGAAATGAAGAGCGCCAAAATTGAGCCAGATTGGATTACATACAGCATATTAACCAGCTTGTATGTTAAGAAGGAACTAACTGATAGAGCCAAGTCTACTTTGAAGGAAATGGAAAAAAGAGTATCCAAAAAGCATCGAGCTTCATATGCCTCTCTCATTAGTTTGCATACAAATCTGGGAGATAAGAAGGGAGTTGACAGAATATGGAAGAACATGAAGTCACTATATCACAAACTAAATGATGCCGAGTACACGTGTATGATAGCATCCCTCATAAAGCTCGGGGAAATAGAGAGTGCAGAGAAATTCTACAACGAGTGGGAGTCGATTTCTCCCACCGGTGATCCTCGGGTCTCTAACTTATTAATTGGAGATTatatcaagaagaaccaaatTGAAAAAGCTAAAACCTTTTTTCACCGGGCTGTGAAGAAGGGTATGAAACCGAGTTACACTACTTGGGAGCTTCTTACTCGGGGTTATCTAAAATCTAAGGAAGCAGACCTAGTTCTGTACTACTTTGAAAAGGCTATTTGCAGTGTGAAAAAATGGGAGCCTAATATTGCGTTTGTTCGTGAGATATATCAGCTTCTAGAAGAACAGCAGGACATAAAGGGGGCGGAGAAGTTGCTGTCAGTACTTCGGAATGCTGGGTATGTGACCACTGAAATCTATAATTTCCATCTTCGAACTTATGCAAAAGCTGAAAAGATGCCGACTGTAATTGAAGAAAGGATGGAAAAGGACAGCGTGTTACCAGATTCTGAGACCAAGGAATTAGTTAAATTAACTAGCAAAATGTGTGTTAGCGACGTCTCAAGTTGCCTATAA